Proteins from a genomic interval of Cuculus canorus isolate bCucCan1 chromosome 19, bCucCan1.pri, whole genome shotgun sequence:
- the NTMT1 gene encoding N-terminal Xaa-Pro-Lys N-methyltransferase 1 — MTSEVVENEFEFYSKAEKYWKDVPATVDGMLGGYGHISSIDINSSRKFLQRFLRDGPNRTGTTRALDCGAGIGRITKRLLLPLFKTVDMVDVTEDFLTKAKSYLGEEGRRVRNYFCCGLQDFSPEPNSYDVIWIQWVIGHLTDNHLSDFLKRCRAGLRPNGIVVIKDNMAQEGVIMDDVDSSVCRDLDVVRKIIHRAGLHLLAEERQENFPDEIYHVYTFAMR, encoded by the exons ATGACAAGTGAGGTGGTGGAGAATGAATTTGAGTTTTACTCCAAGGCAGAGAAGTACTGGAAGGATGTGCCTGCCACGGTGGACGGCATGCTTGGGGGCTACGGCCACATCTCCAGCATAGACATCAACAGCTCCAGGAAGTTCCTGCAGAGGTTTCTGCGG GATGGCCCCAACCGCACTGGGACGACTCGCGCTCTGGACTGTGGGGCAGGCATCGGCCGGATCACCAAgcggctgctgctccctctcttCAAGACAGTGGACATGGTAGATGTGACTGAGGACTTCCTCACCAAGGCCAAGAGCTACCTAGGAGAGGAGGGCAGGCGCGTGCGCAACTACTTCTGCTGTGGCCTTCAGGACTTCAGCCCCGAGCCCAACTCCTACGATGTCATCTGGATCCAGTGGGTCATTG GACATCTCACTGACAACCACCTCTCTGACTTCCTAAAGCGGTGCCGCGCCGGCCTGCGGCCCAATGGCATCGTGGTCATCAAGGACAATATGGCTCAGGAGGGTGTGATCATGGATGATGTGGACAGCAGCGTCTGCCGGGACTTGGATGTGGTCCGCAAGATCATCCACCGGGCTGGGCTCCACCTCCTGGCTGAGGAGCGCCAGGAGAATTTCCCTGATGAGATCTACCATGTCTACACCTTTGCCATGAGATGA
- the LOC128854086 gene encoding uncharacterized protein LOC128854086, with protein MEPAVLNVGCLGELCPRDGANWFLRSCPSKTSRKNGSDAFPMVQARQEAELGHSPAKTSQGGTLGWWSRLGDPEPDGASGMGTTLVLLLCASLSPPALKGDTCSPSYSSCGDTCALSCSSHGDSCSSSHTSLCTRRMLYTYGCKLRAPLLHFGENLPPDGLNTSAWAPGSLHPISGGSGLEQGLLQPWKEALLTWSPPQGHRERNTSTCWAAFQGSAGSLRTLSSVLGEMLPEGKGTKTQNQTLRGWIPPFWGRLTCTRMAGNFFSPWHPHQARFLASISAGRACSHPIFPAGKGHRRVRQSCKSHNLTESGADSVGVPHALRLWRFALFPWEPQQHPLMCFKPQQQLRNTSCPALEGARAQGHLAQPSPGRYV; from the coding sequence ATGGAACCTGCTGTCCTGAACGTGGGCTGCCTGGGGGAGCTGtgtcccagggatggggcaaacTGGTTCCTCAGGTCTTGCCCATCCAAAACCAGTAGGAAGAATGGGAGTGATGCTTTTCCTATGGTGCAGGCAAGACAAGAGGCTGAGTTAGGTCATAGCCCTGCCAAAACTAGCCAGGGAGGGACCCTGGGGTGGTGGTCACGGCTGGGAGACCCCGAGCCTGATGGGGCTTCTGGCATGGGGACCACCCTGGtactgctgctctgtgcttccctgtcccctccagccctgaAGGGTGACACCTGCTCACCATCCTACTCCTCCTGCGGTGACACCTGTGCACTATCCTGCTCCTCCCATGGTGACTCCTGCTCATCATCCCACACCTCCCTGTGCACCAGGAGGATGCTCTACACCTATGGTTGCAAACTGAGGGCACCTCTGCTCCACTTTGGGGAAAATTTGCCCCCAGATGGGCTGAACACCTCAGCCTGGGCTCCAGGCTCCCTCCACCCCATCTCAGGGGGCTCTGGGTTGGAGCAGGGGCTTTTGCAGCCCTGGAAAGAAGCCCTGCTCACTTGGAGCCCTCCCCAGGgccacagggaaagaaataCCAGCACGTGTTGGGCAGCATTTCAGGGCTCTGCAGGGTCCCTGCGCACACTCTCATCTGTGCTGGGAGAGATGCTGCCAGAAGGTAAAGGgacaaaaacccaaaaccagacCCTGAGGGGATGGATCCCCCCTTTCTGGGGGAGACTTACCTGCACCAGGATGGCAGGAAATTTTTTCTCCCCTTGGCACCCCCATCAAGCCAGGTTTTTGGCAAGTATTTCTGCAGGGCGTGCTTGTTCCCACCCCATCtttccagcagggaaagggcaCAGGAGAGTGAGGCAGAGCTGCAAAAGCCACAACTTGACTGAGTCTGGAGCGGACAGTGTGGGGGTCCCACACGCATTGAGGCTGTGGCGCTTTGCCCTATTCCCTTGggagccccagcagcacccactcATGTGCTTTaagccccagcagcagctccgaAACACCTCGTGCCCAGCTCTGGAGGGTGCCAGGGCACAGGGACACCTTGCCCAGCCTTCCCCGGGCCGTTATGTCTAG
- the ASB6 gene encoding ankyrin repeat and SOCS box protein 6, whose product MPFLHGFRRIIFEYQPLVDEILGLLAIQDTEQQSALESPACLGGDRSQLSAVRRVLERETHSPFYQEGVSYALLKVIELGLVPAAEILLEFGADLGFEDPVTYYTPLHIAVLRNQPDIVELLVHHGADINRRDRIHESSPLDLASEEPERLLCLQRLLQLGADVNAADKNGKTALLHALASSDGVQIRNTESIRLLLEGGADVRATTKDGDTVFTYIIFLLGEMVCSNTEEAQVISCFCFRVTQLLLAHGADPSECPAPESLTHLCFKNFECHFPLLRFLLESGAAYNCSLHGPSCWSGFHIVFECLCSHLSVSEDDGFSTDLIQKGQTLLELMMASSQAIRLPSNFEVNTSSCRYHGEKIRTLFCSLKQLERSPQALKHLCRVFIRQRLKPWPVDVKIKALPLPDRLKWYLLIDHTAAGHEDP is encoded by the exons ATGCCTTTCCTGCATGGCTTCCGCAGGATCATCTTCGAGTATCAGCCCCTGGTAGACGAGATCTTGGGGCTGCTGGCGATACAGGACACAGAACAGCAGAGTGCTCTTGAGAG CCCTGCCTGTCTGGGTGGTGACAGAAGCCAGCTCTCAGCTGTGAGACGAGTCTTGGAGAGGGAGACCCACTCCCCCTTTTATCAGGAAGGTGTCAGCTATGCCTTGCTGAAGGTCATCGAGCTGGGGCTTGTCCCTGCTGCAGAAATTCTCCTGGAGTTTGGAGCTGACCTTGGATTTGAGG ATCCCGTCACCTACTACACCCCCCTGCACATAGCAGTGCTCCGCAACCAGCCAGATATTGTGGAGCTCCTGGTGCACCACGGGGCTGACATCAACCGGAGAGACCGG ATCCATGAGAGCAGTCCCCTCGATCTGGCCAGTGAGGAACCTGAGCGGCTGCTGTGCCTCCAGCGGCTGCTTCAGCTGGGGGCTGATGTCAACGCAGCTGACAAAAATG GAAAGACGGCACTGTTGCATGCCTTGGCCAGCAGTGATGGTGTCCAGATCCGCAACACCGAGAGCATCCGTCTCCTGTTGGAAGGAG GTGCGGATGTCAGAGCCACCACCAAAGATGGTGACACAGTCTTCACCTACATCATCTTCCTGCTGGGAGAGATGGTGTGCAGCAACACCGAGGAGGCACAGGTGATCAGTTGCTTCTGCTTTCGTGTCAcgcagctgctgctggcccaTGGTGCTGACCCCAGCGAGTGCCCGGCCCCTGAGTCCCTCACCCACCTCTGCTTCAAAAACTTTGAATGCCACTTCCCGCTGCTGCGTTTCTTGCTGGAGTCAGGTGCTGCCTACAACTGCTCCCTTCACGGTCCTTCCTGCTGGTCAGGCTTCCACATCGTCTTTGAGTGCCTCTGCTCACACCTCAGTGTCTCTGAAGATGATGGCTTCTCTACAGACCTCATCCAGAAGGGTCAGACTCTGCTGGAGCTCATGATGGCCAGTTCACAGGCCATCCGGCTGCCCAGCAACTTTGAGGTCaacaccagcagctgcaggtaCCATGGGGAGAAGATCAGGACTCTCTTCTGCTCTCTGAAGCAGCTGGAGCGCTCCCCGCAGGCACTGAAACATCTCTGCAGGGTGTTTATCCGGCAGCGCCTTAAACCATGGCCAGTAGATGTCAAAATCAAGGCTCTACCTCTTCCAGACAGGCTGAAATGGTACCTCCTCATTGACCACACTGCTGCCGGGCACGAGGACCCCTGA